In Sinorhizobium mexicanum, one DNA window encodes the following:
- the traA gene encoding Ti-type conjugative transfer relaxase TraA, which yields MAIMFVRAQVISRGAGRSIVSAAAYCHRARMMDEQVGTTFSYRGGTPDLVHEELALPDQTPTWLRTAIGGQAVAKASEALWNAVDAFEKRVDAQLARELVIALPEELTRAENIALVREFVRDNFTSKGMVVDWVYHDKDGNPHVHLMTTLRPLAREGFGPKKVPVLGEDGEPLRVVTPDRQSGKIVYKLWAGDKETMKAWKIAWAETANRHFALAGHEIRLDGRSYVEQGLGGIAKRHLGPQRAALSRKGIEMYFAPADLARRQDMADRLLAEPKLLLKQLGNERSTFDEKDIARALHRYVDDPTDFTNIRARLMAANELVTLKPQQVDPQTGNVSEPAVFTTREILRIEYDMAQSAEALSRRKGFGVSSRNVAAAVKSVETADPKAHLTLDAEQVDAVGHVTGDSGIAAVVGLAGAGKSTLLAAARVAWESEDRRVTGATLTGKAAEGLEDSSGIRSRTLASWELAWASGRELLSRGDVLVVDEAGMVSSQQMARVLKTAEQVGAKVVLVGDPMQLQPIQAGAAFRAISERVGFAELAGVRRQREQWARDASRFFARGEIEKGLDAYARHGRIVEAETREEVIGRIVSDWAGARHDLLQKSAQGENARRFRGDELLVLAHTNNDVKRLNEALREVMTDEGALSDGRTFRTARGAREFAVGDRIIFLENARFVEPRARGLGPQYVKNGMLGTVVSTGDKRGDTLLSVRFDNGRDVVISEDSYRNVDHGYAATIHKSQGATVDRTFVLATGMMDHHLTYVSMTRHLDRADLYAAKEDFEVSPERRRQPRVGHAAGVTGELVETGEAKFRPDDDVAHESPYADLRTDDGAVHRLWGVSLPKALKEAGVSRGDTVALRKDGFEKVKVEVTVVDEATGEKRTEERKVDRNVWTARRVETAEARQERIERESHRPELFKQLVERLSRSGAKTTTLDFENEASHQAYASDFARRRGLDHLSFAAAGIEEGLPQRWASIWEKWEQLAKLWERASIALGFAIEQERRVSYSEERTESLSEGILVGRHSLIRSATEFARSVDEDARLAQLSSPAWAEREATLRPLLEKVYRDPEAALTALNALASDTATEPRKLADDLANTPVRLGRLRGSALVVDGRAQRDARSVAKAALQELLPVARAHATEFRRNAERFREREQTRRMHMSLSIPALSPRAMARLVEIEAVRKQGGDDGYRAAFTLAVEDRSVVQEVKAMSDALTARFGWSAFTSKADAVAERNMVERMPDDLTSEQRGRLRRLFEAVRRFAEEQHLAEKENRSKIVAGASVESGKETTAVLLPMLAAVTEFKTSVDEEARTRGLTVQHYRHHRAALAETAKRIWRDPAGAVDKIEELIVKGFAADRIAAAVTNDPTAYGAMRGSDRLMDRMLASGRERKDALKAVPEAAAHLRSLGASWVTAFEAERQGVKEERRRMAVAIPGLSQAAEEALRRLSAEMKKKGCKLDATAGSLDSTIRREFAAVSRALDERFGRNAILRGEKDVINRVPPTQRRALGALQERLKLLQQTVRLQSSDKIQQRTIARSRGVTP from the coding sequence GTGGCTATCATGTTCGTCAGAGCGCAGGTGATCAGCAGGGGAGCGGGACGCAGCATCGTCTCCGCCGCCGCCTATTGCCATCGCGCTCGAATGATGGATGAACAGGTCGGAACGACGTTCAGCTATCGCGGCGGGACGCCCGATCTGGTGCATGAGGAACTGGCCCTGCCAGACCAGACCCCGACCTGGCTGAGGACGGCGATTGGCGGGCAAGCCGTCGCCAAGGCCAGCGAGGCGCTCTGGAATGCGGTCGACGCCTTCGAGAAGCGGGTGGATGCGCAGCTTGCCCGCGAGTTGGTCATCGCCTTGCCGGAGGAGCTGACCCGAGCGGAGAACATCGCCCTCGTCCGAGAGTTCGTCCGCGACAATTTCACCTCCAAGGGGATGGTCGTCGATTGGGTCTATCACGACAAGGACGGCAATCCGCATGTCCACCTGATGACGACGCTGCGACCGCTTGCGAGGGAGGGCTTCGGGCCGAAGAAGGTCCCTGTCCTGGGCGAGGACGGCGAGCCGCTGCGCGTTGTCACGCCCGACCGGCAGAGTGGCAAGATCGTCTACAAGCTTTGGGCGGGCGACAAGGAAACGATGAAGGCGTGGAAGATCGCCTGGGCAGAAACGGCGAACCGGCATTTTGCGCTTGCCGGCCATGAGATCCGCCTCGACGGACGATCCTATGTCGAACAGGGCCTCGGCGGGATCGCGAAAAGACATCTCGGACCGCAAAGGGCCGCGCTCTCCCGCAAGGGCATTGAGATGTACTTCGCGCCGGCCGATCTCGCCCGCCGGCAGGATATGGCCGATCGGCTTCTTGCGGAACCGAAGCTTTTGCTGAAGCAGCTGGGCAACGAGCGCTCCACCTTCGACGAGAAGGATATCGCCAGGGCGCTGCATCGCTATGTCGACGATCCGACCGATTTTACCAATATCCGCGCGCGCCTGATGGCCGCAAATGAGTTAGTGACGTTGAAGCCGCAGCAGGTCGATCCCCAGACCGGCAATGTTTCGGAGCCTGCGGTCTTCACCACGCGGGAGATCCTGCGCATCGAATACGACATGGCGCAGTCGGCTGAGGCCCTCTCGAGGAGAAAAGGCTTTGGCGTTTCTTCACGGAATGTCGCTGCTGCCGTCAAGAGCGTGGAAACAGCCGATCCGAAAGCGCACTTGACACTCGATGCGGAACAGGTCGATGCCGTCGGTCATGTCACCGGCGACAGCGGCATTGCGGCCGTCGTCGGTCTCGCGGGCGCAGGCAAGTCGACGCTGCTTGCCGCCGCGCGGGTTGCCTGGGAAAGCGAAGACCGTCGTGTGACCGGAGCGACGCTTACCGGAAAGGCAGCGGAGGGACTGGAGGACAGTTCCGGTATCAGATCGCGGACGCTGGCGTCCTGGGAACTTGCGTGGGCCAGTGGGCGCGAATTGCTTAGTCGCGGCGACGTGCTGGTTGTCGACGAGGCCGGCATGGTGTCCTCGCAGCAGATGGCGCGCGTCCTGAAGACTGCGGAGCAGGTGGGAGCGAAAGTCGTTCTCGTTGGCGATCCGATGCAGCTCCAGCCGATCCAGGCCGGCGCGGCATTCCGCGCGATTTCCGAGCGTGTCGGCTTTGCCGAACTTGCCGGGGTGCGACGGCAGCGCGAGCAATGGGCGCGCGATGCCTCGCGCTTCTTTGCCCGTGGCGAGATCGAGAAAGGCCTCGACGCCTATGCGCGCCACGGCCGTATCGTCGAGGCGGAAACGCGCGAGGAGGTCATCGGCCGCATCGTTTCCGACTGGGCGGGCGCGAGACATGATCTCCTTCAGAAATCCGCCCAGGGCGAGAATGCGCGTCGCTTTCGCGGTGACGAGTTGCTCGTGCTCGCCCATACCAATAATGATGTCAAACGGCTGAATGAGGCGCTCCGCGAGGTCATGACTGACGAGGGCGCGCTCAGCGACGGCCGCACCTTTCGGACGGCGCGCGGTGCGCGGGAGTTTGCCGTCGGCGACCGCATCATCTTTCTGGAAAACGCCCGCTTCGTCGAGCCGCGGGCGCGGGGTCTCGGCCCTCAATATGTCAAGAACGGCATGCTCGGTACGGTCGTCTCGACCGGCGACAAGCGGGGTGACACACTGCTTTCCGTGCGTTTCGACAACGGCCGAGATGTCGTCATCAGCGAGGACAGCTATCGCAACGTCGACCATGGCTATGCTGCGACGATCCACAAGTCGCAGGGTGCCACGGTGGACCGGACCTTCGTCCTCGCCACTGGTATGATGGACCACCATCTGACCTATGTATCGATGACCCGGCATCTCGACCGCGCCGATCTTTATGCGGCGAAGGAGGATTTCGAGGTGAGTCCGGAACGGAGGCGGCAACCGCGCGTCGGCCATGCCGCGGGTGTCACCGGCGAGCTCGTCGAAACCGGGGAAGCCAAATTCCGACCCGATGATGATGTTGCGCACGAAAGCCCCTATGCCGACCTTAGGACAGACGACGGAGCCGTTCACCGTCTCTGGGGCGTGAGCCTGCCGAAGGCCCTCAAGGAGGCTGGGGTCTCGCGAGGTGATACGGTTGCGCTGCGCAAGGACGGTTTCGAGAAGGTCAAGGTCGAGGTCACCGTCGTCGATGAGGCCACTGGCGAGAAGCGAACGGAGGAACGCAAGGTCGATCGTAACGTCTGGACCGCCAGGCGGGTCGAAACCGCCGAGGCTCGCCAGGAGCGGATCGAACGCGAGAGCCATCGGCCGGAGCTGTTCAAACAGCTCGTCGAGCGACTGTCGCGTTCCGGCGCCAAGACCACCACGCTCGATTTCGAGAATGAGGCAAGTCACCAGGCGTATGCCAGCGATTTCGCACGCAGGCGCGGGCTCGATCATCTGTCGTTCGCCGCGGCGGGAATAGAGGAGGGCTTGCCGCAGCGGTGGGCCTCGATTTGGGAAAAGTGGGAGCAACTGGCGAAGCTCTGGGAACGGGCGAGCATAGCGCTCGGCTTCGCGATCGAGCAGGAACGGCGCGTTTCGTACAGTGAGGAACGGACGGAATCTCTCTCCGAAGGAATCCTGGTCGGTAGGCACTCTCTGATCCGGTCCGCGACTGAATTCGCCCGGAGCGTCGATGAGGATGCGCGCCTCGCGCAGCTTTCGTCTCCGGCATGGGCCGAGCGGGAAGCGACCCTCCGGCCGCTTTTGGAAAAGGTCTATCGCGATCCGGAGGCAGCGCTTACCGCCTTGAACGCGCTTGCTTCGGATACCGCTACCGAGCCCCGCAAGCTTGCCGACGATCTCGCCAATACGCCGGTGCGGCTCGGCCGTCTGCGGGGGTCTGCTCTCGTCGTCGACGGTCGTGCTCAACGCGACGCGCGCAGCGTCGCCAAGGCTGCCCTGCAGGAGTTGCTCCCCGTGGCCCGTGCCCATGCGACCGAGTTCCGTCGAAACGCCGAACGCTTCCGTGAGCGCGAGCAGACGCGCCGCATGCATATGTCTCTGTCGATCCCAGCGCTCTCACCGCGCGCCATGGCGCGTCTCGTTGAGATCGAGGCGGTGCGCAAACAGGGTGGAGACGATGGTTACCGGGCTGCTTTTACGCTTGCCGTCGAGGACCGCTCGGTCGTGCAAGAGGTGAAGGCAATGAGCGACGCGCTGACAGCCCGTTTCGGCTGGAGCGCCTTCACCTCAAAGGCGGATGCGGTCGCCGAACGCAACATGGTCGAACGCATGCCGGACGATCTGACGAGCGAACAGCGCGGGAGGTTGAGACGGCTGTTCGAAGCGGTACGGCGCTTTGCCGAGGAGCAGCATCTTGCCGAGAAGGAGAACCGGTCGAAGATCGTCGCTGGTGCGAGCGTCGAGTCCGGTAAGGAGACGACGGCCGTGCTGTTGCCGATGCTTGCCGCCGTGACAGAGTTCAAAACATCGGTGGACGAGGAAGCGCGCACACGGGGGCTCACTGTTCAGCACTATCGCCATCATCGCGCGGCGCTGGCCGAGACCGCGAAGCGCATCTGGCGCGACCCGGCCGGTGCTGTCGACAAGATCGAGGAACTCATCGTCAAGGGCTTTGCGGCCGATCGGATCGCGGCGGCCGTGACCAACGACCCTACCGCCTATGGTGCGATGCGTGGTTCGGATCGCCTGATGGATCGGATGCTCGCCTCCGGCCGGGAGAGGAAGGACGCGCTCAAGGCCGTGCCAGAGGCGGCGGCCCATCTGCGCTCGCTCGGCGCATCCTGGGTGACCGCGTTTGAGGCGGAACGCCAGGGCGTTAAGGAAGAGCGGCGTCGGATGGCGGTTGCTATTCCGGGACTATCGCAAGCCGCGGAAGAGGCCTTGCGGCGGCTCTCGGCCGAGATGAAGAAGAAGGGCTGCAAGCTCGACGCTACCGCCGGTTCGCTCGATTCCACGATTCGGCGTGAGTTCGCCGCGGTCAGCCGGGCGCTCGACGAACGGTTCGGCCGCAACGCCATTCTGCGCGGCGAGAAGGACGTGATCAATC
- a CDS encoding TraC family protein gives MASKSSISDIEAQIEKLHERRRKLIVKSAERFARAATKSGLAEMEIADEEVDRIFAEIAGRFCKGEKKGIAGAAAAPRRLPGGATGTPAEASHDG, from the coding sequence ATGGCCTCGAAATCATCTATCTCCGACATCGAAGCACAGATCGAGAAGCTGCACGAACGCAGACGAAAGCTGATAGTAAAATCCGCCGAGCGTTTTGCCCGGGCCGCAACGAAGTCGGGTCTTGCGGAGATGGAAATCGCCGACGAGGAGGTCGATCGCATCTTCGCAGAGATCGCCGGGCGATTTTGCAAAGGCGAGAAGAAGGGGATTGCTGGCGCAGCTGCTGCGCCGCGTCGCCTGCCAGGTGGCGCGACTGGAACGCCGGCGGAGGCTTCTCATGACGGCTGA
- a CDS encoding conjugal transfer protein TraD, whose translation MTAERKREAREKFLLGGIVVRAGLSEADRAFLLGGLIELARIAPGSSEHLRLRDIGAEAFKIAPADVASLPVRETAKWP comes from the coding sequence ATGACGGCTGAGCGCAAGCGCGAGGCGCGGGAGAAATTTCTGCTCGGCGGCATCGTCGTCAGGGCGGGCCTGTCTGAGGCCGACCGGGCGTTTCTGCTCGGCGGCCTCATCGAACTGGCGAGGATCGCGCCGGGCTCGTCGGAACATCTACGGCTTCGCGATATCGGTGCGGAGGCATTTAAGATCGCGCCGGCCGATGTGGCATCACTGCCCGTCAGGGAGACGGCGAAGTGGCCCTGA
- the traG gene encoding Ti-type conjugative transfer system protein TraG: protein MALKSKSHQNLLLGLVPIAVTAVAVYVVEWRWPGLATGLSGKTAHWFLRASPVPAFLLGPLAGLLTVQMLPLHRRRSVAMASLACFLSVAGFYALREFRRLAPSVESGAVTWDRALSYLDMMVVLGAFAGFVAVAVAARISTVVSDPVKRAKRGTFGDADWLPMSAAGKLFPPDGEIVVGERYQVDKEIVHELAFDPNDRATWGQGGKAPLLTYKQDFDSTHMLFFAGSGGYKTTSNVVPTALRYTGPLICLDPSTEVAPMVVEHRTRILGREVMVLDPTKPIMGFNVLDGIGTSRQKEEDIVGIAHMLLSESVRFESSTGSYFLNQAHNLLTGLLAHVMLSPEYEGRRNLRNLRQIVSEPEPSVLAMLRDIQEHSASAFIRETLGVFTNMTEQTFSGVYSTASKDTQWLSLDNYAALVCGNAFRSSDLVSGEKDVFLNIPASILRSYPGIGRVIIGSLINAMVQADGGFKRRALFMLDEADLLGYMRVLEEARDRGRKYGISMMLMYQSVGQLERHFGKDGATSWIDGCAFASYAAIKALDTARNVSAQCGDMTVEVKGSSRSVGWDTKSGASRKSESVNFQRRPLIMPHEITQSMRKDEQVIIVQGHSPIRCGRAIYFRRKDMNEAAKANRFVKI from the coding sequence GTGGCCCTGAAGTCAAAATCGCATCAAAACCTGTTGCTTGGACTAGTGCCAATCGCCGTCACCGCTGTTGCCGTTTATGTTGTCGAGTGGCGCTGGCCGGGATTGGCCACCGGCCTCTCCGGGAAGACGGCACACTGGTTTCTCCGGGCGTCACCCGTGCCGGCGTTTTTGCTTGGACCGCTTGCCGGATTGCTGACCGTACAGATGCTGCCGTTGCACCGGCGAAGGTCGGTCGCAATGGCGAGCCTTGCCTGCTTCCTCTCCGTCGCCGGCTTCTACGCACTGCGCGAATTTCGCCGACTCGCTCCGTCCGTGGAGAGCGGCGCGGTGACATGGGATCGGGCGCTTTCCTATCTCGATATGATGGTCGTCCTCGGCGCATTCGCCGGCTTCGTGGCCGTGGCAGTGGCTGCCCGCATTTCCACCGTCGTGTCAGATCCAGTGAAGCGCGCCAAGCGCGGAACCTTTGGGGACGCAGATTGGCTGCCCATGTCGGCGGCAGGAAAACTGTTTCCGCCCGACGGCGAGATCGTCGTCGGCGAGCGTTACCAGGTCGACAAGGAAATCGTCCATGAGCTCGCGTTTGATCCGAACGATCGGGCCACATGGGGGCAAGGCGGCAAAGCCCCGTTGCTCACCTACAAGCAGGACTTCGATTCCACGCATATGCTCTTCTTTGCCGGGTCGGGCGGATACAAGACCACGAGCAATGTCGTGCCGACCGCGCTCCGTTACACCGGCCCGCTCATCTGCCTCGATCCCTCCACGGAGGTCGCGCCAATGGTGGTCGAACATCGCACCCGCATCCTCGGTCGCGAGGTGATGGTGCTCGATCCGACAAAGCCGATCATGGGTTTCAATGTGCTCGACGGGATCGGGACGTCGCGGCAGAAGGAGGAGGACATAGTCGGCATCGCGCATATGCTGCTGTCGGAAAGTGTACGTTTCGAATCCTCGACCGGGTCGTATTTCCTGAACCAGGCGCACAATCTTCTAACCGGCCTACTCGCCCATGTGATGCTGTCGCCGGAATATGAGGGACGACGAAACCTGCGCAATCTCCGGCAGATCGTTTCCGAGCCGGAGCCCTCGGTGCTGGCGATGCTGCGTGACATTCAGGAGCACTCCGCTTCGGCTTTCATCCGGGAGACGCTTGGCGTCTTCACGAACATGACTGAGCAGACCTTCAGCGGCGTCTATTCGACGGCATCGAAGGATACGCAGTGGCTGTCCCTCGACAATTATGCCGCCCTTGTCTGCGGCAACGCCTTTCGGTCGAGCGACCTAGTCAGCGGCGAGAAGGACGTCTTCTTAAACATCCCGGCATCGATCCTTCGCTCCTATCCGGGCATCGGCCGCGTGATCATCGGCTCGCTTATCAATGCTATGGTTCAGGCCGATGGCGGCTTCAAGCGCCGGGCACTCTTCATGCTCGATGAGGCCGATCTCCTTGGCTATATGCGCGTGCTGGAGGAGGCGCGCGACCGAGGCAGAAAGTACGGCATCAGCATGATGCTGATGTACCAGTCGGTCGGACAGCTGGAGCGGCACTTCGGGAAGGACGGCGCAACGTCGTGGATCGACGGATGCGCCTTCGCTAGCTATGCCGCGATCAAGGCGCTCGACACGGCACGCAACGTCTCGGCGCAGTGTGGCGACATGACGGTCGAGGTGAAGGGCAGCTCGCGCAGCGTCGGCTGGGACACAAAGAGCGGAGCGTCGCGCAAATCGGAGAGCGTCAACTTCCAGCGCCGGCCGCTGATCATGCCGCACGAGATCACACAGTCCATGCGCAAGGACGAGCAGGTCATCATCGTGCAGGGCCATAGCCCGATCCGTTGCGGTCGCGCGATCTACTTCAGGCGAAAGGACATGAACGAAGCGGCAAAGGCCAATCGTTTCGTCAAGATTTGA
- the virB11 gene encoding P-type DNA transfer ATPase VirB11: MSEHPDAGVVRELLAPLSRFFNDRSLFEIVVNQPGQVLTEGAGGWRTHAVPECTFEKLMRLARAIATYSNQAIDEQHPILSAALPDEERIQIVIPPATSKNTISITIRKPSSVTLSLDDLEGDGLFADVRPVADGMTTADLTLSELHKSGHHKQFLHAAVVARKNIIISGATGSGKTTLSKALIRHIPESERIISIEDTPELVIPHPNHVRLFYSKGRQGLSTIGAGELLEACLRMRPDRILLQELRDGTAFSYIRNVNSGHPGSITTVHADSTRLALEQLTLLVKESESGRELDRNDIRSLLKNAIDIIIQCKRRDGRFRVTEIYYDPPC, translated from the coding sequence ATGTCAGAACATCCCGATGCCGGTGTCGTGCGCGAGCTCCTCGCTCCGTTGTCACGCTTCTTCAACGATCGGTCGCTCTTCGAGATCGTGGTCAACCAGCCCGGCCAGGTGCTCACCGAAGGGGCGGGGGGATGGCGGACCCACGCCGTGCCGGAGTGCACCTTCGAGAAGCTGATGCGATTGGCTCGCGCCATTGCCACCTATTCGAACCAGGCGATCGACGAGCAGCATCCGATCCTTTCAGCGGCCCTGCCGGACGAGGAGCGCATTCAGATCGTCATCCCGCCCGCGACGAGCAAGAACACGATCAGCATCACAATCCGAAAGCCGTCTTCCGTGACACTGAGCCTCGATGATCTGGAGGGTGATGGGCTTTTCGCGGATGTGAGGCCTGTCGCCGATGGCATGACGACTGCAGACCTCACGCTGAGCGAACTCCATAAATCCGGGCACCACAAGCAGTTCCTGCACGCGGCGGTCGTGGCACGCAAGAACATCATAATTTCGGGCGCAACCGGATCAGGAAAAACGACGCTGTCGAAGGCGCTGATCCGGCATATCCCCGAAAGCGAGCGGATCATCTCGATAGAGGACACGCCTGAACTCGTCATTCCGCATCCAAATCATGTGCGGCTGTTCTATTCGAAGGGGAGGCAGGGGCTCTCGACGATCGGGGCGGGGGAGCTCTTGGAGGCCTGCCTGCGCATGCGGCCCGACCGTATTCTGCTGCAAGAGTTGCGTGACGGTACGGCCTTCTCCTACATCCGCAACGTCAACTCCGGGCATCCCGGCTCGATCACGACCGTGCACGCCGACTCCACGAGGTTGGCGCTCGAACAACTGACGCTCCTCGTCAAGGAGTCCGAGAGCGGCCGGGAACTTGATCGAAACGACATCCGCAGCCTTCTGAAGAACGCCATAGACATAATCATTCAATGCAAGAGGAGGGATGGACGGTTTCGCGTGACCGAGATCTACTACGATCCGCCTTGTTAG